Proteins encoded by one window of Acidimicrobiales bacterium:
- a CDS encoding response regulator transcription factor gives MSGHILVVEDDASVREAAAIVLERAGFSVTGVGDGDEALASLAAEPSFDLVLLDLMLPCRNGYDVCREIRRTSGVPIVMLTARTEVTDVVAGLELGADDYITKPFAPAELAARIRAVLRRSSGDQPGAGAEELRCNDVVVDEAGFRAYRRGEEMRLTTIEFRLLAELVRNAGRVMTREILLERVWGYDYLGDSRLVDMAVNRLRGKLGDPPGDEGYITTVRGVGYRFERG, from the coding sequence ATGTCCGGGCACATCCTCGTGGTGGAGGACGATGCGTCGGTCCGAGAGGCGGCTGCGATCGTCCTCGAACGGGCCGGGTTCTCCGTGACCGGGGTAGGTGACGGCGACGAGGCGCTGGCGTCGCTCGCCGCCGAGCCCTCGTTCGACCTCGTGCTGCTCGACCTCATGCTGCCCTGCCGCAACGGGTACGACGTGTGCCGAGAGATCCGTCGGACCTCGGGCGTCCCCATCGTCATGCTTACGGCGAGAACCGAGGTCACCGACGTGGTCGCCGGCCTGGAGCTCGGCGCCGACGACTACATCACCAAGCCGTTTGCTCCGGCCGAGCTGGCGGCTCGAATCCGGGCTGTGCTCCGGCGGTCCTCGGGCGACCAGCCCGGGGCCGGTGCCGAGGAGCTCCGCTGCAACGATGTCGTGGTGGACGAGGCCGGCTTCAGGGCGTACCGGCGAGGTGAGGAGATGCGGCTCACCACCATCGAGTTCCGGCTTCTCGCCGAGCTGGTCCGCAACGCCGGGAGGGTGATGACCCGCGAGATCCTGCTCGAGCGCGTGTGGGGCTACGACTACCTCGGCGACTCGCGGCTGGTCGACATGGCCGTCAACCGCCTGCGGGGAAAGCTCGGCGACCCACCGGGCGACGAGGGTTACATCACGACGGTGCGCGGTGTCGGGTATCGGTTCGAGCGTGGATGA
- a CDS encoding DUF6458 family protein yields the protein MGIGASVFLLAVGAVLYWAVTGDIQGVDLDVVGVILMIAGGLGLIWALLAAQRSPWRREAVDEETRIVRR from the coding sequence ATGGGAATCGGAGCGAGCGTGTTCCTGCTCGCGGTCGGCGCTGTCCTCTACTGGGCGGTCACGGGCGACATCCAGGGAGTCGACCTCGACGTCGTCGGGGTCATCTTGATGATCGCCGGCGGGCTCGGCTTGATCTGGGCGCTGCTCGCGGCGCAGCGGTCGCCGTGGCGCCGGGAGGCCGTCGACGAGGAGACCCGCATCGTGCGGCGCTGA
- a CDS encoding mechanosensitive ion channel domain-containing protein produces the protein MRQSANSAWETFVEALPRAGIALAVLAGFFVVGRLLRPVVRRRLARSRTPSFSRVFARLTSATMTLLGFLTAVAIVFPSVRPVDLLAGAGVLSVAAGFAFQDILQNLLAGLLLLFRQPFRGGDQIEVGDVAGTVEEINIRETVIVTFEGRRVLIPNAKVYSDVITVQTARRLIRANFVVGVAYETDIDTARQVALEAVRAVDGVASEPPPEVLGMQLATSSVELDVQFWCASHQLEMRRTLSGAVQAVKEAFAANDIEIPTDIVALQATRSLAAVLDGRRGMAGERTSDDEAARR, from the coding sequence TTGCGACAAAGCGCAAACAGCGCGTGGGAGACCTTCGTCGAAGCGCTGCCCCGTGCCGGGATCGCCCTCGCGGTCCTCGCAGGCTTCTTCGTCGTCGGCCGTCTCCTGCGCCCGGTCGTCCGCCGCCGTCTCGCTCGGTCGAGGACACCCAGCTTCAGCCGAGTGTTCGCCCGCCTCACCTCGGCCACCATGACGTTGCTCGGGTTCCTTACCGCCGTGGCCATCGTGTTCCCCTCGGTCCGTCCCGTCGATCTGCTGGCCGGCGCCGGTGTGCTGTCCGTCGCCGCCGGGTTCGCGTTCCAAGACATCCTCCAGAACCTGTTGGCCGGCCTCCTGCTGTTGTTCCGCCAGCCCTTCCGGGGCGGCGACCAGATCGAGGTGGGCGACGTGGCCGGCACGGTGGAGGAGATCAACATCCGCGAGACGGTGATCGTCACCTTCGAGGGTCGGCGCGTCCTCATCCCCAACGCCAAGGTGTACTCGGACGTCATCACCGTCCAGACGGCGCGGCGGTTGATCCGCGCCAACTTCGTCGTCGGCGTCGCCTACGAGACGGACATCGACACGGCGCGCCAGGTGGCCCTCGAGGCGGTCCGGGCGGTGGACGGTGTTGCATCCGAGCCGCCGCCTGAGGTGCTCGGCATGCAGCTGGCCACCTCGAGCGTCGAGCTCGACGTGCAGTTCTGGTGTGCCTCGCACCAGCTGGAGATGCGACGCACCCTCAGTGGCGCCGTTCAGGCGGTCAAGGAGGCGTTCGCAGCGAACGACATCGAGATTCCCACCGACATCGTTGCCCTCCAGGCCACCCGCAGCCTCGCCGCCGTTCTCGATGGGCGACGTGGCATGGCTGGCGAGCGCACCTCCGACGACGAGGCCGCCCGAAGGTGA